One window from the genome of Verrucomicrobiia bacterium encodes:
- a CDS encoding serine/threonine protein kinase: MTGSTTAWLARRLARLPLLLSKHLWVWPMLGAVLLSLTGYWVRTRVEEVTRAELASRLSALLSADVAALRLWFSEQESDAKSFASDVRIDGAIVQLAAMAKDSNTPPEVLAQSEAAHTLHLYLIPLLQSQHYLDYVVLGTDGRILASPHARQVGRVVPRGYQFLLQRGRGGRTAVSRPFAREGNLSQRAEGPTMFVSSPVRATNNAVVAVLCLRMKPEGEFSQIFSVARMGETGEAYAFDHRGVMLTASRFDRELKILGLIPKSPEATSILNLQLLDPEVDLETGDRPDRPRRFLSLTRMAAAAIRGDDGVDVQGYRNYRGVRVVGAWAWLPEFGIGVATEVSAEEGFQTLYMLRRAFTVLFGLVVLSGVAIFAFGLLVERLQASLRKSALDARRVGQYVLLQEIGRGANGMVYRARHALLRRPVAIKLLSPELTNEASAARFEREVQMTSQLTHPNTVAIYDYGRTPEGLFYYAMEYLHGIDLDQLVRKFGPQPEGRVIHILRQLCGSLAEAHRIGLIHRDIKPANILLTRRDDACDVVKVLDFGLVTTLQRDSPDRAPSHAVVGTPHFMSPEAIAEPARVDGRSDVYSVGAVGYWLLTGKTLFDSESVAELLEKQIKVVPQRASDRLGDPVSADLERLVMRCLAKEPEGRPAGARELDEALARCSAAQTWTMVQSERWWTEHANHLETVSAPKMAEKTLVIADRL, from the coding sequence ATGACAGGTTCAACCACCGCCTGGCTGGCCCGGCGGCTGGCGCGCCTCCCGCTATTGCTCTCGAAGCATCTTTGGGTTTGGCCGATGCTGGGGGCGGTCTTGTTGAGCCTGACCGGTTATTGGGTGCGCACGCGAGTCGAGGAGGTCACACGGGCCGAGTTGGCGTCGCGATTAAGCGCCTTGTTAAGCGCTGACGTGGCGGCGTTGCGCCTATGGTTTTCGGAGCAGGAATCCGATGCAAAATCCTTCGCGTCAGACGTGCGCATCGATGGGGCAATTGTCCAATTAGCCGCGATGGCCAAAGACTCGAATACGCCGCCAGAGGTATTGGCCCAGTCGGAGGCCGCCCACACGCTGCACCTTTACCTAATACCTTTGCTGCAGTCCCAGCATTACCTGGATTACGTGGTTCTAGGCACTGATGGAAGGATTCTGGCCTCCCCCCATGCGCGCCAAGTTGGTCGTGTGGTCCCGCGCGGTTACCAGTTTCTGCTGCAGCGGGGGCGTGGAGGCCGAACGGCGGTCTCCCGGCCCTTTGCCCGGGAAGGCAACCTGAGCCAGCGCGCCGAAGGCCCGACGATGTTCGTCTCTTCGCCTGTGCGCGCAACCAATAACGCGGTCGTGGCGGTGCTCTGTTTGCGCATGAAACCGGAGGGGGAATTCAGCCAGATTTTCTCCGTCGCGCGCATGGGAGAAACGGGCGAGGCCTATGCCTTTGACCATCGGGGAGTGATGCTGACGGCGTCCCGTTTTGACCGCGAATTAAAAATACTTGGCTTGATACCCAAATCGCCCGAGGCGACCTCGATACTCAATCTGCAACTGCTCGACCCGGAAGTGGACCTCGAGACGGGCGACCGGCCAGACCGGCCAAGGCGGTTTCTCAGCCTCACGCGAATGGCGGCTGCGGCCATTCGCGGCGACGACGGCGTGGATGTGCAGGGCTACCGCAATTACCGCGGGGTGCGTGTGGTTGGGGCCTGGGCATGGTTGCCCGAATTCGGCATAGGGGTTGCCACCGAGGTATCGGCCGAGGAGGGCTTTCAAACGCTCTACATGCTGAGGCGCGCGTTCACGGTATTGTTTGGGCTGGTGGTATTGAGCGGGGTGGCGATTTTTGCGTTTGGCCTGCTGGTTGAGCGGCTGCAGGCCTCATTGCGCAAGAGCGCCCTCGATGCGCGGCGGGTTGGCCAATACGTTCTCCTGCAGGAAATCGGCCGAGGGGCGAATGGAATGGTTTATCGCGCGCGGCATGCCTTGCTGCGCCGGCCTGTGGCCATCAAGCTGCTCAGCCCGGAGTTGACCAACGAGGCCAGCGCCGCTCGCTTTGAGCGCGAGGTGCAAATGACAAGCCAGCTTACTCATCCCAATACAGTAGCCATTTACGATTACGGGCGAACGCCCGAGGGTCTGTTTTATTATGCAATGGAGTACCTGCACGGCATCGATTTGGACCAACTGGTCCGCAAGTTCGGTCCCCAACCCGAGGGCCGCGTCATCCATATCTTGCGCCAGCTTTGCGGCTCTCTTGCCGAGGCGCACCGGATTGGACTCATCCACCGCGATATCAAGCCGGCAAATATTCTCCTAACCCGGCGCGATGATGCCTGTGATGTCGTCAAGGTGCTCGATTTCGGCCTGGTCACCACACTCCAGCGCGACTCGCCGGACCGGGCGCCTTCCCATGCGGTGGTGGGCACGCCGCATTTCATGTCGCCCGAGGCCATCGCGGAGCCCGCGCGCGTCGATGGCCGCAGCGATGTCTATTCCGTTGGGGCTGTCGGCTATTGGCTTCTGACTGGAAAAACCCTGTTCGATTCCGAGAGCGTGGCAGAACTGCTGGAGAAACAGATCAAGGTCGTGCCACAGCGCGCTTCCGACCGGCTCGGCGACCCCGTCTCGGCCGACCTGGAGCGGTTGGTTATGCGTTGCCTGGCCAAAGAGCCGGAGGGCCGGCCCGCCGGGGCGCGTGAGTTGGATGAGGCCCTGGCACGCTGCTCCGCTGCCCAGACCTGGACGATGGTGCAGAGCGAACGCTGGTGGACCGAGCATGCCAACCATTTGGAGACCGTCTCGGCGCCCAAGATGGCCGAAAAGACCCTCGTCATAGCAGACCGCCTGTGA